From Deltaproteobacteria bacterium:
AGGAAAGGCTTGGGCTTAAGCCGCGACGACATCATGAACTTCATAGTCTGGACCGTCGCGGGCGGTATTTTCGGGGCGCGGCTCTACTATGTCGCGTTCAACTGGGGCTACTACGGCGCGAACCCACTTGAGATACCTGCCGTCTGGCACGGCGGGCTCGCGATACACGGGGGCCTTCTGGGCGGGCTGGGAGCGGCATGGGTTTATCTCCGGAAAAAAAGCGTTCCCTTCTGGCGCATGGCTGATGCAGTTGCCCCGGCCATCATACTCGGGCAGGCCTTCGGCAGGTTCGGTAATTTCATGAACGGGGACGCTCACGGCAGGCCCACGGACCTCCCTTGGGGGCTCGTCTTCCCGCCGGAATCTCCCGCGGGCTCGGAGTTCCCGGGGATCCCGCTACACCCGGTCATGCTCTACGAGCTATTCATAAACCTGGGGATTTTCTCATTCCTGTGGTTCTATCTCCGGAAAAAGGGGCATAAGGACGGCTTCATATTCGCTTCGTATATCGTCCTTTATTCGATGGGGAGGTTTTTTGTCGAGCACTTCAGGGCCGACAGCCTTATGCTCGACTCGCTCCGCGCGGCCCAGGCCGTAAGCGTGGCCGCAGCCCTGGCCGGAATCATCATAATTTTCTACAAGAGGCTCTGGGAGGCTCCGGGGAGAAAGAGAAAGTAAAGACCCCGCCCAGAGCCGGTCTTGCGTTCATTGGAATGGGAAAGCTGCCTTCAGTCTATTTGATAACGGACAGGAAAACCGCCCCTCCGGGCGCGTTCCTGAGCACCTTGAAGGCGGCGCTCTCGGGCGGGATAAGGCTTCTGCAGCTCCGGGAGAAAGACCTTTCAGCGAGGGAACTGCTTCACCTTGCGAAAGAGGTCCGGGAACTGGCTTCCGGATACGGCGCGAAGCTTCTCATTAACGACCGTGTGGACATAGCCATGCTCTCCGGTGCCGACGGGGTGCACCTTACATCGAACTCCTACGCGGCCTCATGCGCAAGAGAGCTGCTCGGACCGGGCAAACTCATAGGCGTCTCCACCCATTCCCTCGATGAAGCAAGGAAAGCCGAGGCCAAGGGAGCGGATTTCGTGACCTTCGGGCCTGTTTTTCATACGCCGTCTAAGGCGAAATACGGGCAGCCCCTCGGGACCGTGGCGCTTAAAGATACAGCCGCCGCGCTCTCCATACCCGTATACGCGCTCGGCGGCGTAAATAAAGAGAATCTGCGCGAGGCAGTAGGCGGAGGTGCGCGCATAGCCGTCATATCAGCCATAATGGGTAGCAAGGATGCGGCGCTGGCCGCAAGGGAACTTATAGAAAAGGCCCTCGCCTGCAGGCAGACAGAATAAATGCAGCATAAAAGAAGGAGCGGATATGACACAGCTTGAGGCCGCCCGCAAGGGCGTTATAACCGAAGAGATGAGGAACGCTGCTCTCTCCGAAGGCGTAGACCCGGACTTCATAAGAAAGGGCATCGAGGACGGGACCGTCGTAATCACGAAGAACAGACTGCACCACTCCATACAGGGCCTTGCGGTTGGAAGGGGTCTCCGGACCAAGGTCAACGCCAATATAGGCTCGTCGCAGGACAGGGCCGATATAGAGGAAGAGCTTACCAAGCTCAGGGCCGCCATAGAGGCCGGGGCAGACGCGGTAATGGACCTCTCAACCGGCGGGGACGTATCCGCAATAAGAAAAGCCGTAATGGCCGAGTCGAGCGTACCCATAGGCACAGTACCTATTTACCAGGCCGCCTATGACGCCAGAAAAAAGGGGAAGTCCTTTGTAGAGCTCGAGCCCGATGAAATGTTCGACTCGATAGAGGCCCATGCCCAAGACGGTGTGGACTTCGTGACCGTCCACTGCGGGGTCACGCGGAGCTCGGTAGAGCGGGTAAGGAAGGAAGGGCGCATAATGGGAATCGTCAGCAGAGGCGGCGCCCTCACGGCCGAGTGGATGAAATTCAACAAGAAAGAGAACCCGCTTTACGAGGGCTATGACAGGCTCCTTAAGATAGCCAAAAAGTACGACATGGTCCTTAGCCTCGGCGACGGCCTCCGTCCCGGCTGCCTTGCGGACGCGACCGACAGGGGCCAGGTCCACGAGCTCATAACGCTAGGCGAGCTCGCGAAAAAGGCATTCGAGGAGGGCGTGCAGGTCATGATAGAGGGGCCGGGACACGTGCCGCTCGACCAGATAGAGGCTAACATAATCATCCAGAAGCGGCTCTGTAACGGTGCGCCCTTTTATGTGCTCGGCCCGCTCGTCACCGACATAGCGCCGGGGTATGACCACATAACATCCGCAATCGGCGGGGCCATAGCCGCCGCGGCCGGAGCGGATTTTCTCTGTTATGTGACACCGAGCGAGCACCTGAGGCTACCGACGGTCGACGACGTCCGCGAAGGGGTCATGGCCTCGCGCATAGCCGCGCACGCGGGGGACATATCAAAGAAGGCGAAAGGCGCGATGGAGGCCGACATAAGGCTCGCCAGGGCCAGGAAGGCCCTCGACTGGGAGGAGCAGATTAGGCTCTCCATTGACCCGAAGAGGTCCAGGGCCATAAGGGAGACGAGCCCGCCCGAGGACGAGAGCGTTTGCACCATGTGCGGGAGCCTCTGCGCGATAAAGATACAGAAATGAACCACCTCGCGGCAAGCCGCGCGTTTCACCGGTTGCTGAAAAACTGTTTCAGCCTGTCATTCTGAGCGAAGCGACAATTTTCGCAGGATAGCGAAAATTGAACTTGCACCAAAGGTGCAAGGCCCGAAGGGGCGAGCCCCAGGACGGGGCGAGATAAGAATCTCGGTCGCAAATGAACCTCCCGCCGCAAGCGGTGGGGAATTCAAATTTCAGATTAGATTAATGATTCCGGTATGCGGAGGCGGGTTATGGAGCCAAGGCTCACGGTCGTGACGCTCGGAGTGAGCGATTTTGAACGGTCCCTCGATTTTTACGGAAACAGGCTCGGCTGGCCCGTAAAGGTAGTGAACGGCGAGGTAGCCTTCTTCAAGCTCAACTGCGTGGTTCTCGCGCTCTACCCGAAGGACCTTCTCGCAAAGGATGCGGATGTCAGTCCGGAAGGCGGCGGATTCCCGGGCTTTACCCTCGCGCACAATGTAGAGAGCCCCGAGGAAGTGGACAAGGTATTGGACGAGGCCAGGGCAGCCGGCGCGGGCATACCTAAAAAGGCTCAAAAGACCTCATGGGGCGGATACGGCGGCTATTTTACCGACCCGGACGGCTATTTGTGGGAGGTGGTGCACAATCCATTCTGGTCCCTCGACGAAGGAAACCCTGTGATTCAATAATCTGCTCCGCTTGGCACAAGCTAAAAAGGCGGGCCGAAGCCCGCCTTTCCCTTCCCGAATACAAATTCATGCATGGCAACCTCTAAAAATTAGAGATTTTTCCCGGAGTCAAGGAAGGCCGGGAATAAAAAGCGCAGCATATATGAACAATATGTGAGCATTTTTATTCCCGGTTCTGACACAGAATCCGGGGAAAAGATCAATTTTTGGAGGTTGCCTTATATACTTCCCTTACACCTCAGCCACCTTAACGCAGTTCTTCCCACTCCACTTGGCCTTATAGAGCGCGTCGTCCGCGTGATTTACGAGGTCGCCGGAGTTCATGGCCCCTTTCTGCGGATAAGAGGCCACCCCGATGCTTACGGTTATCCTCTGGTTCACGAGGCCCGCGTACGCGTGCGCCTCTATCATCTCGCGGAGCCTCTCGGCCTCGTCGACCGCGCCCTTAAGGAGCGTGTGCGGGAGTATGACCGAAAACTCCTCCCCTCCATATCGGGCGACTACGTCCGTCTTCCGGACGCCCTTTTTTATCAGGGCCGCGATTTCCTTGAGGACCATGTCCCCTACCCTGTGGCCGTAGGTGTCGTTTATGCTCTTGAAGTTGTCGATGTCGACCATTATGAGTGAAAGCGGCGTTTCATACCTTACCGCCCTCTCGAACTCCTCTTCGAGCCTCGAATAGAAAAAGTTGTGGTTGTAAAGGTTCGTAAGGTGGTCCCTTACGGCCATCTCCTTCAGGACGTCCTTCTCCTTTACGACCTTCTCGAAAAGTCTGGCATTCCTGAGCGCGTGGAAGGAGGCGTTCGCCACTATCCTGCAGAAATCTATCTCCTTCTGCGTGAACCCGTTCTTTTTCTTTCTGGTCCGGAGGAAAAGGGTCCCGAGGACCTCGTCGTGGAAAACTATGGGGAGGATGAGTATGCTCATGCCTTCCAGGTCCTTGATGCTGTCGCGGACCGGGGACATTATCGGGTTCCCGAGCACGTCCTCGAGGGCGAGCGGCATCTTGCTCGTCATGACCTGTTTTATCTCGGGGTACTTTGAGAGGTCGATCTTGAGCTCCTTTACCTGCGGGTCCTCGTGAGAGGCGAGCACGTATCCCTCGTTCTCGTGCGTCGATATCAGCACTATCGAGCACCTGACGGCGTTGGTCGTCGCGGCCACCTTGTCGACAATCGTGCTGAGTATCTCCGAGGCGTCCAGGGTCGCAGCCATCGCGGTCGTGATGTCAAGCAGGGTCTCCAGGTTCTTCTTGTCCTCCTCGAGCTCCCGGTAGAACTCGCATATCCTCTTCTGGGCCTTCACCCTCGCCACGAGCTCGGCCCCGTTCAGGGGCTTCACTATGAAATCGTCAGCCCCGTTAGTAAGCGCGCTTACGATGGATTCCTTGTCGTCCTTAACGGAGATTATGATTATGGAGGGCCTAGGGGAGATGTTCATCCGCCTGATCTCGCGGCAGACGCTCATTCCGTCCATGCCCGGCATGACCAGGTCGAGTAGTATGACGTTCGGGACCCATTCATGGAGAATACGGAGCCCCTCCTTGCCGTCGGCAGCGGCCCTGGTCTCGAACCCGTTCTCTGCCAGGACGTCCTCGATTGCGGCCTTATTGACAAGGTTATCGTCGATTATGAGGACCTTGTTGCTGTTCGTCCTCTCGATCGTGAGTGTGTCTACGCCCATAAGCCTTTCAGGGCCGGGGGATGCCGCGGCCATGGCCTTTTTGGCTCAAAAAGCTTGACAAAACAGGCCTTTTATCTTAACATTTATTTTTTAAAACGCCGGCGTAGCTCAGTGGTAGAGCAACTGATTCGTAATCAGTAGGTCGAGGGTTCAACTCCCCCCGCCGGCTCCACTCGTTTCGATTCCCCCGTGCGCGATACGCACCGGACCTGCCTTTTCTTATCTTTTTACATGTATAAAAGTCAAGGCAAATCTGGCAAAACTAGCAGGTTGTTGAAAAACACCCTGCTAAGCAATCCATGGATGGATTGCCAGATTGCGAAGAGTATCCAAGTCGAGCAATTTGTGAGGCTTGGACGGATTCATTGTGGCTGAAAAAGTCCAGGAAGGACTTTTCCAACATCCTGCCAGATCATTCCTCTCTTCGGACTGAAGAGGGCGCAGCTTGAGATTTATTTATAAGACCTCAGGGCTTCCGGTTGTCTATGACCCCAAGGAGCACGTCAGCCGGCGCATAGCCCGGGAAGAGCCTGCCGTCGGGCATGACGAGGGCCGGGGTGCCTTTTATGCCGAGCCCCTCTGCGAGCCGGATGTTATTGTCCACTTCCTGGGTCTCGCAATCGGGCTTCGGGAGCTTTTTCCCGGCGAATGCGTCTTCGAGGAGCTTGACCGACTTCTGGCAGGCTATTGCCTTGCTCTTCTCATAGGCGCTTGGATGTATCGCGAGTGGGTACATCTTTATATAAAAGGCGATGTCCTTCCTCTCGGCGATTATTTCCTTAAGCTCCTCGTGCAGCCTGGCGCAGTACGGGCAATCCGGGTCGCTGAAGACGACTACCTTCTTCTCCGCCTTGGGATCCCCCATCACGACCGCCTTTTCCATCGAGACGTCCTTGAGATCGACCCTCCTCAAGGGCTTCGGCTCGCCAAGATCGGAAAGCTCCGTGAACCTCCCCTCTATTAGGGTCTTTTTCGCGAAGTCCAGATGGACAAGGATGACCTTATCGCCCTGGACGAGCTCCACTTCCCAGAGGCCTTTTACCGGGCTTAAGCGGACCGCCTTGACCTCCGCCTTGAACTTATCGGCCTTAAGGAGCTTCGAGGCTTCCTCTTTTGTGATGGTATGGCATTCCGCGCAATTCCCCCCTTTTGCCTCGAAGGCCTCGGCCTCCGGGGCATACGAGGCGGCTATTGCCAGTGCTGAAACGAGCGCCAGTACCTTTATCTTTTTCATCTTTTCTCCTTTGGTTTGGGCCGAACCGGTCCCGCCTGGGAAGCCGTTTTAAAACCTTCTGGGGGTGAGATGTCGAAAATTCTTTTCAGGCAACCTCTAAAAAGAGGTTCTTTCGCGCTTTTCCCGTAACTACCCAGAGTCCGGGGGAATATCTATTTTAGAGGTGCTTCAAAAAGACCGCTTAGAGGCGCTTAAGCCCCAGCACGTCCTGCATGTCATAGAGACCGTTCGGCTTGTCCATCACCCAGACCGCGGCCTTTACGGCCCCTGCCGCGAAAGTGTCCCTCGATGAGGCCTTGTGGGTTATCTCTATCCTCTCGCCTGGACCCGCAAATATTATGGTGTGGTCGCCCACTATGTCGCCGGCCCTTATGGTCTGTATGCCTATTTCCTCCGGCCTCCTTTCGCCTATTATCCCTTTGCGCTCGTAGACCGCAACGCTGTCGAGGTCCCGGCCTACGGCTGTAGCGGCCACCTCAGCTATCCTGAGCGCCGTCCCTGACGGGGCGTCCTTCTTGTGCCTGTGGTGCGCCTCTATTATCTCAATATCATATTCCCTGCCTACGACCGACGCCGCCTCCTGTACGAGCCGGAGGAGAAGGTTCACGCCCACGGACATGTTCGGGGCCATCACTACCCTGCCGCCTTCCGAGAGCTCCTTTATCTCGTCCCGCTGATGGAAAGAGAACCCGGTAGTGCCTATGATCAGGGCCTTCCCGAATTTTACGGCCAAGTCCAATACCTTCATGGACGATTCGGGGGTGCTGAAATCTATTATGGCGTCAGCCTTCTTGAACGCCTTTTCCGGGCTGTCGGTTATCCTTATCCCGGATTTTCCTATCCCGGCCATCTCGCCGGCGTCTTTCCCTAGGTACGGGGAATCCTCCCTTTCAAGGGCCCCGGAAAAGGAGGTCGCGGGGTTCGCCTCTATCGCGCCTATTATGGCCCTGCCCATCCTTCCGGCGGCGCCGGTGACCGCTATCTTAATCATCTCCGGGCTCCTTTCGCTACGAGCCCGAAGCTATCGAGGACGGACGCGAGCTTTTCTCTGTTTTCGTCTCTCATATCGACGAGCGGAAGCCTCAACTCCGGGCCGGTCATGCCCATCATGTAAAGGGCCGTCTTTACCGGGACCGGATTCGTCTCGAGGAACATGGCCCTGTTGAGGGGCTCGAGCCTGTAATGAATATCCCGTGCGCCGGCGAGGTCGCCTTTCATGAACGCCTTTATCATATCAGATACCATGCCGGGGACGACGTTCGAGGTGACGGATATCACGCCGTGCCCGCCGATTGAAAGTAGCGGCAGGGTCGTGAAGTCGTCGCCTGAAAGGACGATAAAGCCCTTCTTTGAGAACTCGATAGTGTCGCTCACCTGCTTGAGGTCGCCGGTTGCCTCTTTTATCCCGACGATGTTCTTAAGCTCCGAGAGCCTCGCGGTCGTCTCCGGGAGCATGTTTACGCTCGTCCTCCCTGGCACGTTGTAGAGTATAAGGGGTATGGAGACCTCCTCGGCCACCTTCCTGTAATGCTCGTAAAGGCCCTGCTGAGTGGGCTTATTATAGTATGGCGTTATGAGAAGAGCGGCCTTTGCGCCGGCGCTCTCGGCGTGCTTTGTGAGGGCTATTGTCTCAGCCGTGGAGTTCGAGCCTGTCCCGGCGATAACAGGGACCCTCCCGGCGGCCGCTTCTATTGTGAGCTCTATTACCCTGTCATGCTCCTCGTAGGAAAGGGTCGCGGACTCGCCGGTAGTGCCGCACGGCACGAGCCCGTCCGAGCCGTTCGTTATCTGGAACTCGACGAGCCTCCTAAGAGCCTCCTCGTCGACCCCCCCGTCCCGAAACGGAGTGACCAGGGCGGTTATCGAGCCTGTGAACATTTCTCCCTCCTTGCCGGTTTTCCCTTTCAAAGCTCTATCTCTCCCCTGAAGACCTCTTCCGCCGGTCCGGTCATGTATACGTGGTTGTCCTTATTCGACCATTCGATGTCGAGCCTGCCGCCCTTCAATAGGACCGCGACCTTGTTGTCCGTGAGGCCCTTGAGCATGGACGCTACAGCGGCCGCCGACGCCCCTGTCCCGCAGGCAAGCGTTTCGCCCGCCCCGCGCTCCCATACCCTCATCTTTATCCTTTTCCTCCCGAGGACCTCTATGAATTCGACATTGGTCTTCTTCGGGAAAAACCTGTTTACTTCCAGAAGCGGACCGTACTTCGTAACCGGGAAGCCGTCCACGTCGTCAACGTATATGACGCAGTGCGGGTTGCCCATGGAGACGCAGGTTATCTCGAAGGATTTGTCGCCTGCGGCAAGCCTCCTGTCGACGATTCTGCCCTCCGCGAGCGTAGGCACGAGACTCCCCTCCAGGACCGGCTCGCCCATGTCAACCTTCACCAGCTTCCCAGCCCTCTCTGGCCTGATTATACCCGCAAGCGTTTCTATGTCCAGCCTGCGTTTCCTCGACAGCCCCCTGGACCAGACGTACTCGGCAAGGCAGCGTATGCCGTTCCCGCACATCTCGACCCTGCCGCCGTCGCTGTTGTAGATGTCCATCCTGAAGTCCGCCTTTTTCGAGGACTTGAGTATGAGCGCCTGGTCGAAGCCGATCCCGAATCTCCTGTCAGAGAGCTTCTTGAGCTTCCCGGCGATGCCGGGTATGTCCCTTGACATCGCGTCAATGACGATGAAGTCGTTCCCGAGGCCGTGCATCTTGGAAAATTTAATCTTCATGCTACCTTCTCCGGGCCGCCTTTTTCCGCTTCGCTACTGGGCGCGCTTCCTCTCCCCTTACGAGGTCTTCGAGGCTCTCCCTCTTCCTTATGACCGAGAATTCCCTGCCCCTTACCATCACCTCGGCCGCGCGGGGCCGGGTGTTATAGTTGCTCGACATGGAAAAACCGTACGCGCCCGCGCTCATGAGGGCTATTGTATCACCGGGCGCTACCTGCGGTATCTCCCTGTCCTTTGCAAGGAAATCGCCCGATTCGCAGATCGGGCCGACCACGTCGGCGACGATCCCCCTTTTGCCGTTCTTTTTGACCGCCTTTACGGCGTGGTACGAGCCGTAGAGGCTGGGCCTTGCGAGGTCGTTCATTGCGGCATCGACTATCACGAAGTTCTTCTTAGCATTCTTCTTGGTATAGACGACCGTTGTGGCGAGTATGCCCGCGTTCCCGACCATAGACCTTCCGGGCTCAAATATCAATGTGACGCCGAGGCCCTTTGTGCCCTTCATGACGGCCTCGCCGTATTTGCTCGGGTGCGGCGGCTCTTCCCTGTCATAGGTGATGCCCAGGCCGCCGCCCATATCCAGGTACTTTATTTCCACGCCCTCGGCCCTGAGCTTTTTAAGGAGGTCGGTCGTCTTACGGAGCGCGTCCACAAACGGGCCGAGCTTCGTTATCTGCGAGCCTATGTGGCAGTCTATGCCTATGGGGTCCACGTTCTTAAGCCGCCTTTTGGCGTTGAGGTATTCCTTGAAGGCCTCGCCGGTCTCTATGCCGAACTTGTTCTTCTTGAGCCCCGTTGATATGTAGGGATGCGTCTTC
This genomic window contains:
- the lgt gene encoding prolipoprotein diacylglyceryl transferase, yielding MHPVLFEFGPIEIRFYGLMYVIAILVGSRLIIWEAERKGLGLSRDDIMNFIVWTVAGGIFGARLYYVAFNWGYYGANPLEIPAVWHGGLAIHGGLLGGLGAAWVYLRKKSVPFWRMADAVAPAIILGQAFGRFGNFMNGDAHGRPTDLPWGLVFPPESPAGSEFPGIPLHPVMLYELFINLGIFSFLWFYLRKKGHKDGFIFASYIVLYSMGRFFVEHFRADSLMLDSLRAAQAVSVAAALAGIIIIFYKRLWEAPGRKRK
- the thiE gene encoding thiamine phosphate synthase, with the translated sequence MGKLPSVYLITDRKTAPPGAFLSTLKAALSGGIRLLQLREKDLSARELLHLAKEVRELASGYGAKLLINDRVDIAMLSGADGVHLTSNSYAASCARELLGPGKLIGVSTHSLDEARKAEAKGADFVTFGPVFHTPSKAKYGQPLGTVALKDTAAALSIPVYALGGVNKENLREAVGGGARIAVISAIMGSKDAALAARELIEKALACRQTE
- the thiC gene encoding phosphomethylpyrimidine synthase ThiC, producing MTQLEAARKGVITEEMRNAALSEGVDPDFIRKGIEDGTVVITKNRLHHSIQGLAVGRGLRTKVNANIGSSQDRADIEEELTKLRAAIEAGADAVMDLSTGGDVSAIRKAVMAESSVPIGTVPIYQAAYDARKKGKSFVELEPDEMFDSIEAHAQDGVDFVTVHCGVTRSSVERVRKEGRIMGIVSRGGALTAEWMKFNKKENPLYEGYDRLLKIAKKYDMVLSLGDGLRPGCLADATDRGQVHELITLGELAKKAFEEGVQVMIEGPGHVPLDQIEANIIIQKRLCNGAPFYVLGPLVTDIAPGYDHITSAIGGAIAAAAGADFLCYVTPSEHLRLPTVDDVREGVMASRIAAHAGDISKKAKGAMEADIRLARARKALDWEEQIRLSIDPKRSRAIRETSPPEDESVCTMCGSLCAIKIQK
- a CDS encoding VOC family protein, whose product is MEPRLTVVTLGVSDFERSLDFYGNRLGWPVKVVNGEVAFFKLNCVVLALYPKDLLAKDADVSPEGGGFPGFTLAHNVESPEEVDKVLDEARAAGAGIPKKAQKTSWGGYGGYFTDPDGYLWEVVHNPFWSLDEGNPVIQ
- a CDS encoding diguanylate cyclase; the protein is MGVDTLTIERTNSNKVLIIDDNLVNKAAIEDVLAENGFETRAAADGKEGLRILHEWVPNVILLDLVMPGMDGMSVCREIRRMNISPRPSIIIISVKDDKESIVSALTNGADDFIVKPLNGAELVARVKAQKRICEFYRELEEDKKNLETLLDITTAMAATLDASEILSTIVDKVAATTNAVRCSIVLISTHENEGYVLASHEDPQVKELKIDLSKYPEIKQVMTSKMPLALEDVLGNPIMSPVRDSIKDLEGMSILILPIVFHDEVLGTLFLRTRKKKNGFTQKEIDFCRIVANASFHALRNARLFEKVVKEKDVLKEMAVRDHLTNLYNHNFFYSRLEEEFERAVRYETPLSLIMVDIDNFKSINDTYGHRVGDMVLKEIAALIKKGVRKTDVVARYGGEEFSVILPHTLLKGAVDEAERLREMIEAHAYAGLVNQRITVSIGVASYPQKGAMNSGDLVNHADDALYKAKWSGKNCVKVAEV
- a CDS encoding DsbC family protein, encoding MKKIKVLALVSALAIAASYAPEAEAFEAKGGNCAECHTITKEEASKLLKADKFKAEVKAVRLSPVKGLWEVELVQGDKVILVHLDFAKKTLIEGRFTELSDLGEPKPLRRVDLKDVSMEKAVVMGDPKAEKKVVVFSDPDCPYCARLHEELKEIIAERKDIAFYIKMYPLAIHPSAYEKSKAIACQKSVKLLEDAFAGKKLPKPDCETQEVDNNIRLAEGLGIKGTPALVMPDGRLFPGYAPADVLLGVIDNRKP
- the dapB gene encoding 4-hydroxy-tetrahydrodipicolinate reductase — translated: MIKIAVTGAAGRMGRAIIGAIEANPATSFSGALEREDSPYLGKDAGEMAGIGKSGIRITDSPEKAFKKADAIIDFSTPESSMKVLDLAVKFGKALIIGTTGFSFHQRDEIKELSEGGRVVMAPNMSVGVNLLLRLVQEAASVVGREYDIEIIEAHHRHKKDAPSGTALRIAEVAATAVGRDLDSVAVYERKGIIGERRPEEIGIQTIRAGDIVGDHTIIFAGPGERIEITHKASSRDTFAAGAVKAAVWVMDKPNGLYDMQDVLGLKRL
- the dapA gene encoding 4-hydroxy-tetrahydrodipicolinate synthase, coding for MFTGSITALVTPFRDGGVDEEALRRLVEFQITNGSDGLVPCGTTGESATLSYEEHDRVIELTIEAAAGRVPVIAGTGSNSTAETIALTKHAESAGAKAALLITPYYNKPTQQGLYEHYRKVAEEVSIPLILYNVPGRTSVNMLPETTARLSELKNIVGIKEATGDLKQVSDTIEFSKKGFIVLSGDDFTTLPLLSIGGHGVISVTSNVVPGMVSDMIKAFMKGDLAGARDIHYRLEPLNRAMFLETNPVPVKTALYMMGMTGPELRLPLVDMRDENREKLASVLDSFGLVAKGARR
- the dapF gene encoding diaminopimelate epimerase encodes the protein MKFSKMHGLGNDFIVIDAMSRDIPGIAGKLKKLSDRRFGIGFDQALILKSSKKADFRMDIYNSDGGRVEMCGNGIRCLAEYVWSRGLSRKRRLDIETLAGIIRPERAGKLVKVDMGEPVLEGSLVPTLAEGRIVDRRLAAGDKSFEITCVSMGNPHCVIYVDDVDGFPVTKYGPLLEVNRFFPKKTNVEFIEVLGRKRIKMRVWERGAGETLACGTGASAAAVASMLKGLTDNKVAVLLKGGRLDIEWSNKDNHVYMTGPAEEVFRGEIEL
- the lysA gene encoding diaminopimelate decarboxylase; the protein is MHFFEYKGKNFYAEGVPVGRIIKEVGTPVYIYSQKTLKRHYKAYDEAFGSVAHLICYSIKANSNISVLRAFAEEGSGFDIVSGGELFRALKAGADPRKIVFSGVGKREDEIEYALKSNILMFNVESPQELRAIDAIAGRLRKKAGIAIRVNPDVDPKTHPYISTGLKKNKFGIETGEAFKEYLNAKRRLKNVDPIGIDCHIGSQITKLGPFVDALRKTTDLLKKLRAEGVEIKYLDMGGGLGITYDREEPPHPSKYGEAVMKGTKGLGVTLIFEPGRSMVGNAGILATTVVYTKKNAKKNFVIVDAAMNDLARPSLYGSYHAVKAVKKNGKRGIVADVVGPICESGDFLAKDREIPQVAPGDTIALMSAGAYGFSMSSNYNTRPRAAEVMVRGREFSVIRKRESLEDLVRGEEARPVAKRKKAARRR